In Nematostella vectensis chromosome 2, jaNemVect1.1, whole genome shotgun sequence, one genomic interval encodes:
- the LOC5521105 gene encoding neurogenic locus notch homolog protein 1 isoform X21: protein MATPFLSLAVALLALGYTVVAHRECQHYKVLNTADRASTRSQGNVLKCDQKEILTKAWYRFEGAAGSAMPTSPVPINRCGTHAPGWMEGSHPTVAEGIVTRKVCYHWSGKPCHWNNAIRVRSCGGFYVYELNRPPVCHLRYCGNGVSAPSKPLECRSYKKLDTADRAAGRPRGNVLKCDQKEILTKAWYRFEGAAGSAMPTSLVPINRCGTHAPGWMEGSHPTVAEGIVTRKVCYHWSGKTCHWNNAIRVRNCGGFYVYELNRPPVCHLRYCGNAEFDVNECSKNPCKNGGVCKNEHGGYSCACKAGFTGKNCEQDVNECSVNPCKNGGVCKNEHGGYSCACKAGFTGKNCEQAPSKPLECRSYKKLDTADRAAGRPRGNVLKCDQKEILTKAWYRFEGAAGSAMPTSLVPINRCGTHAPGWMEGSHPTVAEGIVVRKVCYHWSGKTCHWNNAIRVRNCGGFYVYELNRPPVCHLRYCGNAEFDVNECSKNPCKNGGVCKNEHGGYSCACKVGFTGKNCEQDVNECSVNPCKNGGVCKNEHGGYSCACKAGFTGKNCEQDVNECSVNPCKNGGVCKNEHGGYSCACKAGFTGKNCEQAPSKPRECRSYKKLDTADRAAGRPRGNVLKCDQKEILTKAWYRFEGAAGSAMPTSLVPINRCGTHAPGWMEGSHPTVAEGIVVRKVCYHWSGKTCHWNNAIRVRNCGGFYVYELNRPPVCHLRYCGNAEFDVNECSINPCKNGGVCKNEHGGYSCACKAGFTGKNCEQDVNECSVNPCKNGGVCKNEHGGYSCACKAGFTGKNCEQAPSKPRECRSYKKLDTADRAAGRPRGNVLKCDQKEILTKAWYRFEGAAGSAMPTSLVPINRCGTHAPGWMEGSHPTVAEGIVVRKVCYHWSGKTCHWNNAIRVRNCGGFYVYELNRPPVCHLRYCGNAEFDVNECSINPCKNGGVCKNEHGGYSCACKAGFTGKNCEQDVNECSVNPCKNGGVCKNEHGGYSCACKAGFTGKNCEQAPSKPLECRSYKKLDTADRAAGRPRGNVLKCDQKEILTKAWYRFEGAAGSAMPTSLVPINRCGTHAPGWMEGSHPTVAEGIVTRKVCYHWSGKTCHWNNAIRVRNCGGFYVYELNRPPVCHLRYCGNAEFETCSSKPCKNGGTCREVNGAYSCTCKSGFTGKNCEQDVNECSKNPCKNGGVCKNEHGGYSCACKVGFTGKICEQDVNECSKNPCQNGGVCKNEHGGYSCACKAGFTGKICEQDVNECNKNPCQNGGVCKNEHGGYSCTCKAGFTGKNCEQDVNECSKNPCKNGGVCKNEHGGYSCACKAGFTGKICEQDVNECSENPCKNGGVCKNEHGGYSCACKAGFTGKNCEQDVNECSENPCKNGGVCKNEHGGYSCACKAGFMGKNCEQDVNECSKNPCQNGGVCKNEHGGYSCACKAGFTGKNCEQDVNECSKNPCKNDGVCKNEHGGYSCACKAGFTGKNCEQDMNECSKNPCQNGGVCKNKHGGYSCACKAGFTGKNCEQDVNECSKYPCQNGGVCKNEHGGYSCACKAEFTGKNCEQDVNECSKNPCKNGGVCKNEHGGYSCTCKAGFTGKTCEQDVNECSKNPCKNGGVCKNEHGGYSCACKAEFTGKNCEQDVNECSKNPCKNGGVCKNEHGGYSCTCKAGFTGKICEQDVNECSKNPCKNGGVCKNEHGGHSCTCKAGFTGKNCEQDVNECSKNPCKNGGVCKNEHGGYSCTCKAGFTGKNCEQDVNECSTNPCQNGGVCKNEHGGYSCVCKAGFTGKNCEQDVDECAGVNPCHHGGVCSNSHGGYSCKCASGYTGKNCEQDKNECKVNPCLNNGKCINTPGSYKCNCIDEYTGKHCETEPQEPGAPKYKELGCYKDNGNDKNKPRRTIPEMIANFRPQIDWHDMSKTVNECAKHAKEKGYEIFGVQFYGECYSGPTAEIDYERDGKAERGKCWAGVGGPSTNMVYRIE, encoded by the exons ATGGCGACTCCTTTCCTATCGCTAGCAGTTGCACTGCT GGCCTTGGGTTACACGGTTGTTGCACATAGag AGTGTCAGCATTATAAAGTATTAAACACCGCCGACCGTGCGTCAACAAGGTCCCAAGGTAACGTCCTCAAATGTGATCAGAAAGAGATCCTAACCAAGGCCTGGTACCGATTTGAAGGCGCCGCCGGGTCTGCCATGCCTACATCGCCCGTCCCTATCAACAGGTGTGGTACCCACGCTCCGGGCTGGATGGAGGGATCACACCCAACAGTCGCAGAGGGTATTGTCACCCGTAAAGTCTGTTATCACTGGAGTGGTAAACCCTGCCATTGGAACAACGCTATTCGCGTCAGAAGCTGTGGGGGGTTTTACGTGTACGAGCTCAACAGACCGCCTGTTTGTCATCTTCGTTACTGTGGCAACGGAGTATCAG cccCGTCGAAACCACTAG AATGCCGAAGCTACAAAAAGCTCGACACAGCAGACCGTGCAGCTGGGAGACCGAGGGGTAACGTCCTCAAATGTGATCAGAAAGAGATCCTAACCAAGGCCTGGTACCGATTTGAAGGCGCCGCCGGGTCTGCCATGCCTACATCGCTCGTCCCTATCAACAGATGTGGTACCCACGCTCCGGGCTGGATGGAGGGATCACACCCAACAGTTGCAGAGGGTATTGTCACCCGTAAAGTCTGTTATCACTGGAGTGGTAAAACCTGCCATTGGAACAACGCTATTCGCGTCAGAAACTGTGGGGGTTTTTACGTGTACGAGCTCAACAGACCGCCTGTCTGTCATCTTCGTTACTGTGGCAACGCGGAATTTG ATGTGAATGAATGCAGCAAAAATCCGTGCAAAAATGGCGGAGTATGCAAAAACGAACATGGTGGATACTCTTGTGCTTGCAAAGCAGGATTCACGGGCAAAAACTGTGAACAAG ATGTGAATGAATGCAGCGTAAACCCGTGCAAAAATGGCGGAGTATGCAAAAACGAACATGGTGGATACTCTTGTGCTTGCAAAGCAGGATTCACGGGCAAAAACTGTGAACAAG cccCGTCGAAACCACTAG AATGCCGAAGCTACAAAAAGCTCGACACAGCAGACCGTGCCGCTGGGAGACCGAGGGGTAACGTCCTCAAATGTGATCAGAAAGAGATCCTAACCAAGGCCTGGTACCGATTTGAAGGCGCCGCCGGGTCTGCCATGCCTACATCGCTCGTCCCTATCAACAGATGTGGTACCCACGCTCCGGGCTGGATGGAGGGATCACACCCAACAGTTGCAGAGGGTATTGTCGTCCGTAAAGTCTGTTATCACTGGAGTGGTAAAACCTGCCATTGGAACAACGCTATTCGCGTCAGAAACTGTGGGGGTTTTTACGTGTACGAGCTCAACAGACCGCCTGTCTGTCATCTTCGTTACTGTGGCAACGCGGAATTTG ATGTGAATGAATGCAGCAAAAATCCGTGCAAAAATGGCGGAGTATGCAAAAACGAACATGGTGGATACTCTTGTGCTTGCAAAGTAGGATTCACGGGCAAAAACTGTGAACAAG ATGTGAATGAATGCAGCGTAAACCCGTGCAAAAATGGCGGAGTATGCAAAAACGAACATGGTGGATACTCTTGTGCTTGCAAAGCAGGATTCACGGGCAAAAACTGTGAACAAG ATGTGAATGAATGCAGCGTAAACCCGTGCAAAAATGGCGGAGTATGCAAAAACGAACATGGTGGATACTCTTGTGCTTGCAAAGCAGGATTCACGGGCAAAAACTGTGAACAAG cccCGTCGAAACCACGAG AATGCCGAAGCTACAAAAAGCTCGACACAGCAGACCGTGCCGCTGGGAGACCGAGGGGTAACGTCCTCAAATGTGATCAGAAAGAGATCCTAACCAAGGCCTGGTACCGATTTGAAGGCGCCGCCGGGTCTGCCATGCCTACATCGCTCGTCCCTATCAACAGATGTGGTACCCACGCTCCGGGCTGGATGGAGGGATCACACCCAACAGTTGCAGAGGGTATTGTCGTCCGTAAAGTCTGTTATCACTGGAGTGGTAAAACCTGCCATTGGAACAACGCTATTCGCGTCAGAAACTGTGGGGGGTTTTACGTGTACGAGCTCAACAGACCGCCTGTCTGTCATCTTCGTTACTGTGGCAACGCGGAATTTG ATGTGAATGAATGCAGCATAAACCCGTGCAAAAATGGCGGTGTATGCAAAAACGAACATGGTGGATACTCTTGTGCTTGCAAAGCAGGATTCACGGGCAAAAACTGTGAACAAG ATGTGAATGAATGCAGCGTAAACCCGTGCAAAAATGGCGGAGTATGCAAAAACGAACATGGTGGATACTCTTGTGCTTGCAAAGCAGGATTCACGGGCAAAAACTGTGAACAAG cccCGTCGAAACCACGAG AATGCCGAAGCTACAAAAAGCTCGACACAGCAGACCGTGCCGCTGGGAGACCGAGGGGTAACGTCCTCAAATGTGATCAGAAAGAGATCCTAACCAAGGCCTGGTACCGATTTGAAGGCGCCGCCGGGTCTGCCATGCCTACATCGCTCGTCCCTATCAACAGATGTGGTACCCACGCTCCGGGCTGGATGGAGGGATCACACCCAACAGTTGCAGAGGGTATTGTCGTCCGTAAAGTCTGTTATCACTGGAGTGGTAAAACCTGCCATTGGAACAACGCTATTCGCGTCAGAAACTGTGGGGGGTTTTACGTGTACGAGCTCAACAGACCGCCTGTCTGTCATCTTCGTTACTGTGGCAACGCGGAATTTG ATGTGAATGAATGCAGCATAAACCCGTGCAAAAATGGCGGTGTATGCAAAAACGAACATGGTGGATACTCTTGTGCTTGCAAAGCAGGATTCACGGGCAAAAACTGTGAACAAG ATGTGAATGAATGCAGCGTAAACCCGTGCAAAAATGGCGGAGTATGCAAAAACGAACATGGTGGATACTCTTGTGCTTGCAAAGCAGGATTCACGGGCAAAAACTGTGAACAAG cccCGTCGAAACCACTAG AATGCCGAAGCTACAAAAAGCTCGACACAGCAGACCGTGCAGCTGGGAGACCGAGGGGTAACGTCCTCAAATGTGATCAGAAAGAGATCCTAACCAAGGCCTGGTACCGATTTGAAGGCGCCGCCGGGTCTGCCATGCCTACATCGCTCGTCCCTATCAACAGATGTGGTACCCACGCCCCGGGCTGGATGGAGGGATCACACCCAACAGTTGCAGAGGGTATTGTCACCCGTAAAGTCTGTTATCACTGGAGTGGTAAAACCTGCCATTGGAACAACGCTATTCGCGTCAGAAACTGTGGGGGGTTTTACGTGTACGAGCTCAACAGACCGCCTGTCTGTCATCTTCGTTACTGTGGCAACGCGGAATTTG aaacatgCAGTTCTAAACCGTGTAAGAATGGAGGAACTTGTCGTGAGGTCAATGGAGCATATAGTTGCACGTGCAAGAGTGGATTTACTGGGAAAAACTGCGAACAAG ATGTGAATGAATGCAGCAAAAACCCGTGCAAAAATGGCGGAGTGTGCAAAAACGAACATGGTGGATACTCTTGTGCTTGCAAAGTAGGATTTACGGGCAAAATCTGTGAACAAG ATGTGAATGAATGCAGCAAAAATCCGTGCCAAAATGGCGGAGTATGCAAAAACGAACATGGCGGATACTCTTGCGCTTGCAAAGCAGGATTCACGGGCAAAATCTGCGAACAAG ATGTGAATGAATGCAACAAAAATCCGTGCCAAAATGGCGGAGTATGCAAAAACGAACATGGGGGATACTCTTGCACTTGCAAAGCAGGATTCACGGGCAAAAACTGCGAACAAG ATGTGAATGAATGTAGCAAAAACCCGTGCAAAAATGGCGGAGTATGCAAAAACGAACATGGTGGATACTCTTGTGCTTGCAAAGCAGGATTCACGGGCAAAATCTGCGAACAAG ATGTGAACGAATGCAGCGAAAACCCGTGCAAAAATGGCGGAGTGTGCAAAAACGAACATGGTGGATACTCTTGTGCTTGCAAAGCAGGATTCACGGGCAAAAACTGTGAACAAG ATGTGAATGAATGCAGCGAAAACCCGTGCAAAAATGGCGGAGTATGCAAAAACGAACATGGCGGATACTCTTGCGCTTGCAAAGCAGGATTTATGGGCAAAAACTGCGAACAAG ATGTGAATGAATGCAGCAAAAATCCGTGCCAAAATGGCGGAGTATGCAAAAACGAACATGGCGGATACTCTTGCGCTTGCAAAGCAGGATTCACGGGCAAAAACTGTGAACAAG ATGTGAATGAATGTAGCAAAAACCCGTGCAAAAATGACGGAGTATGCAAAAACGAACATGGCGGATACTCTTGCGCTTGCAAAGCAGGATTCACGGGCAAAAACTGCGAACAAG ATATGAATGAATGCAGCAAAAATCCGTGCCAAAATGGCGGAGTATGCAAAAACAAACATGGTGGATACTCTTGCGCTTGCAAAGCAGGATTCACGGGCAAAAACTGCGAACAAG ATGTAAATGAATGCAGCAAATATCCGTGCCAAAATGGCGGGGTATGCAAAAACGAACATGGCGGATACTCTTGCGCTTGCAAAGCAGAATTCACTGGCAAAAACTGCGAACAAG ATGTGAATGAATGCAGCAAAAACCCGTGCAAAAATGGCGGAGTATGCAAAAACGAACATGGGGGATACTCTTGCACTTGCAAAGCAGGATTCACGGGCAAAACCTGCGAACAAG ATGTGAATGAATGCAGCAAAAACCCGTGCAAAAATGGCGGAGTATGCAAAAACGAACATGGCGGATACTCTTGCGCTTGCAAAGCAGAATTCACGGGCAAAAACTGCGAACAAG ATGTGAATGAATGCAGCAAAAACCCGTGCAAAAATGGCGGAGTATGCAAAAACGAACATGGCGGATACTCTTGCACTTGCAAAGCAGGATTTACGGGCAAAATCTGTGAACAAG ATGTGAATGAATGCAGCAAAAACCCGTGCAAAAATGGCGGAGTATGCAAAAACGAACATGGTGGACACTCTTGCACCTGCAAAGCAGGATTTACGGGCAAAAACTGTGAACAAG ATGTAAATGAATGCAGCAAAAACCCGTGCAAAAATGGCGGAGTATGCAAAAACGAACATGGCGGATACTCTTGCACTTGCAAGGCGGGATTTACGGGCAAGAACTGCGAACAAG ATGTGAATGAATGCAGCACAAATCCGTGCCAAAATGGCGGAGTATGCAAAAACGAACATGGCGGATACTCTTGCGTTTGTAAGGCAGGTTTTACGGGAAAAAACTGCGAACAGG ATGTTGACGAATGTGCCGGCGTCAACCCGTGTCATCATGGCGGAGTCTGCTCTAACAGCCATGGAGGATACAGTTGTAAATGCGCGTCCGGGTACACCGGAAAGAACTGCGAACAAG ATAAAAATGAGTGTAAGGTGAATCCATGCTTGAATAATGGCAAGTGTATCAACACTCCGGGAAGCTACAAGTGCAACTGCATCGATGAGTACACCGGGAAACATTGTGAAACGG aACCTCAAGAACCGGGAGCAC CCAAGTACAAGGAGCTTGGATGCTACAAGGACAACGGCAACGACAAAAACAAGCCGAGACGAACTATCCCTGAAATGATTGCAAATTTTAGACCACAAATCGACTGGCATGACATGAGCAAGACTGTTAACGAATGTGCTAAACACGCCAAAGAAAAAGG GTACGAGATTTTCGGAGTTCAATTCTACGGTGAATGCTACAGTGGTCCTACTGCTGAGATAGACTATGAACGAGATGGCAAGGCGGAAAGGGGAAAGTGCTGGGCCGGTGTAGGGGGTCCTAGCACTAACATGGTATACAGGATTGAATAA